Within the Solwaraspora sp. WMMA2056 genome, the region TGTGCCGTGACGGACTGGCCGCTGAGATCCCTCGCCATCCGGAAGGCGATCTCGCCCTCGACCTTCGGTGCGATGAACCTGCGCACGTCCAGAGCGACGCCGTCGGGCAGCAGCATGCGATCGGTCAGATAGCCGAAGTCAGGATGATCGATGCCGAACATCTTCTGGATCGCCTCGCTGGTGGCGCCGATCTTCAGGCCGGCGATCCGGGCCCCACCGGCCAGTTCGAGCGCCCGGGTCTCGCTCTGGATCGCATACGCGTCCGCCAGGTCGAGTCGCGGGTGCCTGACCGACAGCGGCGGCACCGGCCGACGGGTTCGGGCGGCCTCCCAGAGCTCCACGGCGAGTTCGCGGTGCAACGTCCGCGCGACGGCCGTCATCTGGTCGCCACGAAGAGCCGACCGCCGGGCAGGCCGATCGGAACGACCTTGGTCTGCGAGAAGCCAGCCGCCGCGAACTTGTCCAGCCACTCCTGCTCGGTGGGGAGGGTGACGCTCATGAAGGTGGCGTGCAGGTAGGTGAAGAGGGCGCTGAACTTGCGCTCCTCCGGCCGCCGCGCGTAGGAGACCGCGTCGGCCACGGCGAGGATCCCGCCTGGGGCCAGCGCGTCGCGCAGGGCTCCCAGGACATCCAGGGCGATACCGTCATCGGCCACGATGTCGTGTATGACATAGCTCGCGAGAACGGCTTCCGCGCCCGCGACCGGTTCGGGGTTGTCGACCAACGACTCGATTGGCCGCTCGAAGACCGTCAGCCGGTCGTGCACCCCGGCGGCGAGGGCGGCCTGCCGCGCCGCAGCACAGGCCGCGCCGTTGCTGTCGACCGCCGTGCCGGTACGGGCCGGGTCCTCCTGCAGCAGCTTGATGAGCAGTCCGCCGGCGCCGGCGCCGAGGTCCGACACCTGCAGCGCCCCGGCTGCCGCCACCTGCTCGATGAGCTGCGGGTAGAAGGCGCGCTGGCCGATCCACCGCGAGCTGACCGCGACCCGCCGCCCGTTGCGTCGGTGGACATGGGCGGCCGCGGCCGGGTCCGTGAGGAACGCGCGGGCGTTGTCCAGGAAGGGGCCGTTCGCGTTCATCGCCCAGGACACGTACCCGGCCTGGTAACGAAGGCCGGGGTAGTCGGCGGCCACCTGGAAGGTGCCCGGAACCTCGGTGTCGACGATTAGGCCGGCGGCGAGCAATGCCCCCAGGTACGCGGTTATGCCGGCGACCGGGACGTCAACGGCCTTGGCCACGTCCGCGGCGCTGAACGGCTCGCCCGCGTCCAGAACCTGATCGGCTCCGATCTCGGCGCCGATCAGAAGCAGCGCGGCGACCGCAGCCGCATCGGCCACGGCTTCCGAATCTTTCCGTTCCATGATTCTCACCCTCACCCGTCAGATGTGGTCAGCAAAGGCGTGCGTCAGGTCCGCGGACGCCCGCTCGGCGGCCAGGGCCATAGCGACCTCGATGATGGTGTCCTCCTGGCCGGCCACCACCCGCCGCCTGCCCAATTCGAGCAGGATCTCGCGGGGATCGACGCCGAAGCGCCGGCTGGCGCGCCGCACCGGAGCCGCGAACCCGGAGAACACCCCGGCGATGCCGCTGGCGATGGTGACGCTGTCGTTGGTCGGCACGTGTTTCACGAACCGTTCCTCGGCGGTGTCCGCCGCGTCCAGCGCGCCGAAAAGCTTGATCCGCGCCTCGATCTGCTCGACGTGCAGGTTGGCGGCGACCAGTTCGATCGGTGCGTTCCCCGCCCCGGCGCCGAATCCACGCGCCGTCACGTCCACGATGGATGCACCCGCGCGGATTGCGGTGATGCTGTTGATCACCGAGAGGCCCAGGTTGTTGTGGGCGTGGAAACCGATCGCGATGTCGAGCTTCTCGACCAGCTCGCCGACCTTCTCCCGGACCATCTCCGGGGTGTACGCGCCGGCGGAGTCCATCAGCACGACCGCCTCGGCGCCGTAGTCTTGCATGAGCCCCGCCTGCTCGGCCAGCTTCCCGGCCGACGCCATGTGGCTCATCAGCAGCAGGCCCTTCACGCGTACGCCCATCGACCGCAGCATCGTGACCTGCTGACAGGTGACGTCGGCCTCGGTGCAGTGCGCGCCCACCCGGACCTCGTCAACGCCGCAGTCGAGGGCGGGCTTGAGGTCACGTTCGACGCTGGCGAAGCCGGGGATGGAGAGCACACCCAGCCGCGAGTTGCGCAGCTCGGCCTTCGCGGCGCGCAGCATCTCCACGTCGCTGATGGCGGCGATGCCGACCTGAATGGACGAGGCGCCGAGCCCGTTGCCGTGCCCGACCTCCAGGACGTCCACCCCGGCTGCCTCGGCCGCCCGAGCGTAGGCGCCGATGTCCGCCCGGCCGAGCTGGTGGGCGACGGCGTGGTTGCCGTCGCGCAGCGTCGAGTCACAGATCTGCAGTTTCACGCCCATCAACGCCTCCGCCTGCTGCGAGCCTCCGCCGCGGCGACGGCGGCGCAGGTGATGATGTCCAGGTTTCCGGCGTAGCGCGGGAAGTAGTCGCCCCGTCCTTCGACCTCGACGGTGAGCATGTAGCGGTCACCGGTGGCGACCGGCGGCACCACGACCCGGTACCCGGGAACGTACGAGTGGATCTCCTTCTCCATGGCGGTGACCGAGTCGCGCAGAGCATCGATGTCGATCCGCTCGGTGGTGGAGACCGCGATAGAGTTGCGCATCACGATGCCGGGATCGGCCGGGTTGATGATCAGGACGGTCTTGGTGCGC harbors:
- a CDS encoding class I SAM-dependent methyltransferase, whose translation is MERKDSEAVADAAAVAALLLIGAEIGADQVLDAGEPFSAADVAKAVDVPVAGITAYLGALLAAGLIVDTEVPGTFQVAADYPGLRYQAGYVSWAMNANGPFLDNARAFLTDPAAAAHVHRRNGRRVAVSSRWIGQRAFYPQLIEQVAAAGALQVSDLGAGAGGLLIKLLQEDPARTGTAVDSNGAACAAARQAALAAGVHDRLTVFERPIESLVDNPEPVAGAEAVLASYVIHDIVADDGIALDVLGALRDALAPGGILAVADAVSYARRPEERKFSALFTYLHATFMSVTLPTEQEWLDKFAAAGFSQTKVVPIGLPGGRLFVATR
- the dmpG gene encoding 4-hydroxy-2-oxovalerate aldolase, whose translation is MGVKLQICDSTLRDGNHAVAHQLGRADIGAYARAAEAAGVDVLEVGHGNGLGASSIQVGIAAISDVEMLRAAKAELRNSRLGVLSIPGFASVERDLKPALDCGVDEVRVGAHCTEADVTCQQVTMLRSMGVRVKGLLLMSHMASAGKLAEQAGLMQDYGAEAVVLMDSAGAYTPEMVREKVGELVEKLDIAIGFHAHNNLGLSVINSITAIRAGASIVDVTARGFGAGAGNAPIELVAANLHVEQIEARIKLFGALDAADTAEERFVKHVPTNDSVTIASGIAGVFSGFAAPVRRASRRFGVDPREILLELGRRRVVAGQEDTIIEVAMALAAERASADLTHAFADHI